A single window of Nicotiana tomentosiformis chromosome 1, ASM39032v3, whole genome shotgun sequence DNA harbors:
- the LOC104091630 gene encoding uncharacterized protein At2g27730, mitochondrial-like isoform X1, with protein MAARNAFRYVSRRLSSSGKVLGEEERAAENVYIKKVEKEKLEKLARKGPNSEQAATSSGGSGSVTDATASAQTSSTPGVSDDKYRNYAVVAGLVTGVGALGWYLLSKDKAEEVQD; from the exons ATGGCAGCCAGGAATGCTTTCAGGTATGTTTCTCGTAGGCTCTCCAGCAGTGGCAAGGTGCTAGGCGAGGAGGAAAGAGCAGCTGAAAATGTCTACATCAAG aaagttgagaaggagAAGTTGGAGAAGCTTGCACGTAAG GGTCCTAATTCAGAACAAGCTGCAACAAGCTCTGGCGGGTCAGGATCAGTAACTGATGCTACTGCAAGTGCACAGACCTCCTCAACGCCCGGGGTATCGGACGACAAGTATCGCAACTATGCTGTAGTAGCTGGACTAGTAACTGGTGTTGGTGCTCTCGGTTGGTATCTTCTGTCAAAAGACAAGGCTGAAGAAGTACAGGACTGA
- the LOC104091631 gene encoding serine/threonine-protein phosphatase 7 long form homolog isoform X2 has translation MYGLPVDGQPVHAVEEQSCSMWQDEMERLTGFRPPIAALKGCRLKISAIDAHVTQLADLTDDDPDEEVHKRCRLYILWMIGGLIFPDTSGNRVNLEFLPLLEDLGKTVHYSWGSAALSYLYRCLCRSSMEQKSDIGGFLSLLQFIWQPYDEGIIADLPERCSRGRHVWMASVPLICQNIVEDHVPKRVLRQFGLAQGVPDNSQWEDAHFLRDKRYKADPVFQQFIAEQTALWGPRADRVVHDVPAHVTIPYDDPYMIWYRRITRTLIGNPVRRADRGYQLYAGQHEALGRALHYLYRMGLEMQQEAVDERVRGWARTVSAVSVEALLAASQGRRLSFDPDYAPAEYEDGPPLTLYRRGGAGRARGGRQGGRASPVGHRLVDKDDDEDSLLSVATLSTSREFRQSKSKRKSGSSTAADSSKKAKQKERPAENGKESSERAKQKDQPAENGKGRQKEQQIENGNDGVQTREENCEGDDSANVNKEIVAQPS, from the exons ATGTACGGGCTCCCCGTAGATGGACAACCTGTGCACGCTGTAGAGGAGCAGTCATGTTCTATGTGGCAGGATGAGATGGAGCGTCTGACTGGTTTTCGCCCCCCTATAGCAGCGTTGAAGGGTTGCAGATTGAAGATATCTGCCATTGATGCACATGTTACCCAGTTAGCAGATCTTACCGATGATGATCCTGATGAGGAGGTCCATAAGCGATGCCGGCTTTACATTTTATGGATGATTGGTGGCCTCATCTTCCCTGACACTTCAGGGAACAGAGTTAATTTGGAGTTTTTGCCCTTGCTCGAGGATCTTGGCAAGACTGTACACTATAGCTGGGGATCTGCTGCACTATCTTATCTGTATAGGTGTTTGTGCCGATCGTCCATGGAGCAAAAATCAGACATTGGTGGCTTCTTGTCTCTTTTGCAG TTCATCTGGCAACCTTACGATGAGGGTATCATAGCCGATTTACCAGAGCGGTGCTCCCGTGGACGACACGTGTGGATGGCATCTGTGCCACTTATTTGTCAAAATATAGTGGAGGATCACGTGCCAAAACGCGTGTTACGGCAGTTTGGGCTTGCACAGGGTGTTCCAGATAATAGTCAGTGGGAGGACGcacactttttgagggataaacGTTACAAGGCTGATCCTGTTTTTCAGCAGTTCATTGCTGAACAGACTGCTTTGTGGGGGCCGAGAGCTGATCGTGTTGTTCATGACGTTCCTGCACATGTTACCATCCCCTATGATGATCCTTACATGATTTGGTATAGGAGAATCACGCGCACGCTTATTGGGAATCCCGTGCGACGTGCTGACAGAGGTTATCAGTTATATGCAGGCCAGCACGAGGCATTG GGAAGAGCATTGCATTATCTTTATCGCATGGGCTTGGAGATGCAGCAGGAAGCTGTTGATGAACGAGTTAGAGGGTGGGCTCGGACCGTGAGCGCTGTATCGGTCGAGGCTTTACTTGCTGCATCCCAGGGTCGCAGATTATCTTTCGATCCAGATTATGCACCTGCCGAGTATGAAGATGGCCCCCCTCTGACTCTTTATAGACGTGGCGGTGCTGGTCGCGCTCGAGGTGGTCGACAGGGTGGTAGAGCTTCACCTGTGGGTCATCGTCTGGTTGACAAGGATGATGACGAGGATTCACTACTCTCTGTAGCAACGTTGAGCACTTCCCGTG AGTTCAGACAAAGCAAGTCTAAAAGAAAGTCAGGATCATCAACGGCTGCAGATTCTAGCAAAAAGGCTAAGCAGAAAGAACGACCTGCTGAAAACGGGAAGG AATCTAGCGAAAGGGCTAAGCAGAAAGATCAACCTGCTGAAAATGGGAAGGGTAGGCAGAAAGAGCAACAAATAGAAAATGGAAACGACGGTGTACAAACTCGAGAAGAAAACTGTGAAGGCGACGATAGTGCTAATGTAAATAAGGAGATTGTTGCACAGCCTTCCTAG
- the LOC104091631 gene encoding serine/threonine-protein phosphatase 7 long form homolog isoform X1, whose protein sequence is MYGLPVDGQPVHAVEEQSCSMWQDEMERLTGFRPPIAALKGCRLKISAIDAHVTQLADLTDDDPDEEVHKRCRLYILWMIGGLIFPDTSGNRVNLEFLPLLEDLGKTVHYSWGSAALSYLYRCLCRSSMEQKSDIGGFLSLLQFIWQPYDEGIIADLPERCSRGRHVWMASVPLICQNIVEDHVPKRVLRQFGLAQGVPDNSQWEDAHFLRDKRYKADPVFQQFIAEQTALWGPRADRVVHDVPAHVTIPYDDPYMIWYRRITRTLIGNPVRRADRGYQLYAGQHEALGRALHYLYRMGLEMQQEAVDERVRGWARTVSAVSVEALLAASQGRRLSFDPDYAPAEYEDGPPLTLYRRGGAGRARGGRQGGRASPVGHRLVDKDDDEDSLLSVATLSTSREFRQSKSKRKSGSSTAADSSKKAKQKERPAENGKEDSGSKSKRNSESSFSTESSERAKQKDQPAENGKGRQKEQQIENGNDGVQTREENCEGDDSANVNKEIVAQPS, encoded by the exons ATGTACGGGCTCCCCGTAGATGGACAACCTGTGCACGCTGTAGAGGAGCAGTCATGTTCTATGTGGCAGGATGAGATGGAGCGTCTGACTGGTTTTCGCCCCCCTATAGCAGCGTTGAAGGGTTGCAGATTGAAGATATCTGCCATTGATGCACATGTTACCCAGTTAGCAGATCTTACCGATGATGATCCTGATGAGGAGGTCCATAAGCGATGCCGGCTTTACATTTTATGGATGATTGGTGGCCTCATCTTCCCTGACACTTCAGGGAACAGAGTTAATTTGGAGTTTTTGCCCTTGCTCGAGGATCTTGGCAAGACTGTACACTATAGCTGGGGATCTGCTGCACTATCTTATCTGTATAGGTGTTTGTGCCGATCGTCCATGGAGCAAAAATCAGACATTGGTGGCTTCTTGTCTCTTTTGCAG TTCATCTGGCAACCTTACGATGAGGGTATCATAGCCGATTTACCAGAGCGGTGCTCCCGTGGACGACACGTGTGGATGGCATCTGTGCCACTTATTTGTCAAAATATAGTGGAGGATCACGTGCCAAAACGCGTGTTACGGCAGTTTGGGCTTGCACAGGGTGTTCCAGATAATAGTCAGTGGGAGGACGcacactttttgagggataaacGTTACAAGGCTGATCCTGTTTTTCAGCAGTTCATTGCTGAACAGACTGCTTTGTGGGGGCCGAGAGCTGATCGTGTTGTTCATGACGTTCCTGCACATGTTACCATCCCCTATGATGATCCTTACATGATTTGGTATAGGAGAATCACGCGCACGCTTATTGGGAATCCCGTGCGACGTGCTGACAGAGGTTATCAGTTATATGCAGGCCAGCACGAGGCATTG GGAAGAGCATTGCATTATCTTTATCGCATGGGCTTGGAGATGCAGCAGGAAGCTGTTGATGAACGAGTTAGAGGGTGGGCTCGGACCGTGAGCGCTGTATCGGTCGAGGCTTTACTTGCTGCATCCCAGGGTCGCAGATTATCTTTCGATCCAGATTATGCACCTGCCGAGTATGAAGATGGCCCCCCTCTGACTCTTTATAGACGTGGCGGTGCTGGTCGCGCTCGAGGTGGTCGACAGGGTGGTAGAGCTTCACCTGTGGGTCATCGTCTGGTTGACAAGGATGATGACGAGGATTCACTACTCTCTGTAGCAACGTTGAGCACTTCCCGTG AGTTCAGACAAAGCAAGTCTAAAAGAAAGTCAGGATCATCAACGGCTGCAGATTCTAGCAAAAAGGCTAAGCAGAAAGAACGACCTGCTGAAAACGGGAAGG AGGACAGTGGCAGCAAGTCTAAAAGGAACTCAGAATCATCGTTTTCTACAGAATCTAGCGAAAGGGCTAAGCAGAAAGATCAACCTGCTGAAAATGGGAAGGGTAGGCAGAAAGAGCAACAAATAGAAAATGGAAACGACGGTGTACAAACTCGAGAAGAAAACTGTGAAGGCGACGATAGTGCTAATGTAAATAAGGAGATTGTTGCACAGCCTTCCTAG
- the LOC117275622 gene encoding uncharacterized protein → MVVASESGISYEEVTPGTILNDAIGNTTIVASNLVDGTHPYFLNSSDSPGKSLINVSFDGTSYENWRRGVLISLSAKNKLGFINGSCQKPVENSPLFAQWRRCNDMVITWMLNSLSNDIAESVIYSQTAEELWVELEQRNG, encoded by the coding sequence ATGGTTGTTGCTTCAGAATCTGGTATTTCATATGAAGAAGTCACACCCGGGACTATCCTTAATGATGCTATTGGGAATACCACAATAGTAGCTTCAAATTTGGTGGATGGAACTCATCCATATTTTCTCAACTCTTCTGATTCTCCTGGAAAGAGCCTTATTAATGTCAGTTTCGATGGAACCAGTTATGAAAATTGGAGAAGGGGGGTATTAATATCTCTTTCTGCTAAAAACAAACTAGGATTCATCAATGGTTCATGTCAAAAACCAGTTGAGAACTCACCTCTTTTTGCACAATGGAGAAGATGCAATGACATGGTCATTACGTGGATGTTAAACTCCTTAAGCAATGATATAGCAGAAAGTGTCATTTACTCTCAAACAGCTGAAGAACTTTGGGTTGAGCTAGAACAAAGAAATGGCTAA
- the LOC138891679 gene encoding uncharacterized protein — protein MNKDQKLIQFLIGLNEGYSGVRGNILMMKPLPSTAQAYSIILHEESQREVHSGHHVSVEPSAFNVNAQKTNSEYKGGNYNSNTEARKNNFCSYCKKQGHQKEKCYKLVGYLPSFKFTKPKRNFENVQANAAVIEEGETSRRGAAGNISTSGSDANASANFAPSLKRQMVLGEAFAGLYVLEVDSTKSRVSNKPFFPFPKNHVKTCSAANSKSFVQSCSSVPESIQTSVRGIFPSNESLKMNKTAVSDSMNSNKLWHLRLGHLPYHAMKNIKNISLSSTDKHLFPCDICPMARQSKLPFPTSSISSK, from the exons ATGAATAAAGATCAAAAGCTAATCCAGTTCTTGATAGGGCTCAATGAGGGATATTCTGGAGTAAGGGGAAACATCCTCATGATGAAGCCCCTTCCTTCCACGGCACAAGCTTATTCAATCATTTTACATGAAGAGTCTCAAAGGGAGGTACACTCTGGTCACCATGTGTCAGTTGAGCCTAGTGCTTTCAATGTTAATGCACAAAAAACTAATAGCGAGTACAAGGGTGGAAATTATAACAGTAACACTGAAGCAAGGAAAAATAACTTCTGCTCTTACTGTAAGAAGCAGGGACACCAGAAAGAGAAATGTTATAAACTGGTTGGGTACCTACCGTCTTTCAAGTTCACTAAGCCGAAGAGAAACTTTGAAAATGTTCAGGCTAATGCAGCAGTGATTGAGGAAGGTGAAACATCAAGAAGAGGAGCA GCTGGAAACATAAGTACTTCAGGTTCTGATGCTAATGCAAGTGCCAACTTT GCCCCTTCTCTGAAGAGGCAAATGGTGCTTGGTGAAGCTTTTGCTGGTCTCTATGTGCTCGAAGTTGATTCAACTAAGTCTAGAGTGTCCAATAAGCCTTTCTTTCCTTTCCCTAAAAATCATGTAAAAACTTGTAGTGCAGCCAACTCAAAGTCTTTTGTTCAATCGTGTAGTTCTGTCCCAGAGTCTATTCAAACATCTGTAAGAGGAATTTTTCCATCTAATGAAAGTTTGAAAATGAATAAAACTGCAGTTTCTGATTCTATGAATTCCAACAAACTTTGGCATTTAAGATTGGGGCACTTACCTTATCATGCAATGAAGAATATAAAGAATATATCTCTTTCATCAACAGATAAACATCTTTTTCCTTGTGACATATGCCCAATGGCAAGACAGTCCAAATTGCCTTTTCCAACAAGCTCTATTAGCTCTAAATAG